From a single Kwoniella shandongensis chromosome 9, complete sequence genomic region:
- a CDS encoding methylenetetrahydrofolate reductase: MSQLTSLISSRDVPFHTFEFFPPRTEAGLVNLLDRIRRLASEPLPAPLAVSVTWGAGGSTADRSLELAEHVVKMGLDVVLHLTCTNMAKEKVDQALERCRALGIRNILALRGDPPRSEEYAVSSDPTPDFFKHADDLVRYIRAEHADYFCIGVAGYPTPHSDSENEEDDLHWLKVKCDAGADFIITQLFYDVDGFLNWVKTCREKGISQPIIPGIMPIQNFASFRRLVNLTKCPVPDAIMAELEPISSDDAAVKKYGAELATKMVSQILGSKLVPGVHFCTLNLEKSVRTILENLGWSSAASGGRSNSPAPRHNRLIEDDADMSNGNGSTGIAINGNSKLSPTTQLKALSISPSEASQLAQWGLTHNTLPPTPKAGLGGKGASTGATTEDSWDEYPNGRFTDVRSPAYGEIDGWGSGLKITAAQALKEWGTPTDASQLSSLFTSYLQSSPQTPTTPFCDLPLSPESATILPHLVALNSSKLQHWTVGSQPAVDAAKSDDPIHGWGPRGGYVFQKAFVEFFVREEEVNRLEEKLKKGDSQITMYAGNKQGDFKTNALKDAVNAVTWGVFPGQEISQSTIIEETSFHAWKEEAFDIWTEWSLLYPRQSPARKLLEGIAGEWWLVSLIHHDYKDAEGLWKFLLE; this comes from the exons ATGTCgcagctcacctccctcatATCGTCCCGTGATGTCCCTTTCCACACATTCGAgttcttccctcctcgtACCGAAGCAGGTCTCGTCAACCTTCTCGATAGGATAAGAAGACTCGCCTCTGAGCCTCTACCTGCGCCATTGGCAGTATCGGTGACATGGGGTGCGGGTGGAAGTACCGCTGATAGAAGTCTGGAACTCGCGGAGCATGTGGTCAAGATGGGTCTGGATGTGGTGCTTCATCTGACATGTACGAATATGGCAAAAGAGAAGGTCGATCAAgcgttggag CGTTGTAGAGCTCTGGGTATCAGAAATATCCTAGCATTACGGGGTGACCCTCCCCGATCCGAAGAGTACGCCGTATCTTCCGATCCTACTCCCGACTTCTTCAAACATGCCGACGATCTCGTCCGTTATATCCGGGCAGAACACGCCGATTACTTCTGTATCGGTGTTGCTGGATACCCGACCCCTCATTCGGACtcggagaacgaggaggacgatctACACTGGCTGAAAGTGAAGTGCGATGCCGGAGCAGACTTCATCATCACGCAATTGTTCTACGATGTTGACGGGTTCTTGAACTGGGTGAAGACATGTcgagagaagg GTATCTCACAACCTATCATTCCTGGAATTATGCCGATCCAGAacttcgcttccttccgACGTCTTGTCAACCTTACCAAATGTCCTGTTCCAGATGCCATCATGGCCGAACTGGAGCCCATCTCGTCCGACGATGCTGCTGTCAAGAAATACGGAGCGGAACTAGCAACGAAGATGGTCTCCCAGATTCTCGGTTCTAAACTCGTCCCAGGAGTTCACTTCTGCACTCTCAATCTTGAAAAATCAGTGCGAACGATCTTGGAGAACCTCGGATGGTCCTCTGCGGCATCGGGTGGAAGATCCAActctcctgctcctcgtcACAATCGTCTCATTGAGGATGATGCGGATATGTCGAACGGAAATGGAAGTACAGGAATTGCGATCAACGGGAACTCCAAGTTATCACCTACAACTCAACTGAAAGCGCTTTCGATCTCTCCAAGCGAAGCTAGCCAACTCGCTCAGTGGGGTCTGACCCACAATACATTACCGCCCACACCTAAGGCCGGACTCGGTGGAAAAGGTGCCAGTACTGGGGCGACAACCGAGGACAGTTGGGATGAATACCCAAACGGTCGATTTACCGATGTTCGAAGTCCGGCTTACGGTGAGATTGACGGTTGGGGCAGTGGTTTGAAGATCACC GCCGCACAAGCCCTCAAGGAGTGGGGAACGCCTACCGACGCATCGCAATtatcttccctcttcacatcATATCTTCAGTCTTCTCCTCAGACTCCTACAACACCATTCTGTgaccttcccctctcccccgAATCGGCTACCATCCTGCCTCATCTCGTCGCGCTCAACTCCTCCAAACTCCAACATTGGACAGTTGGTTCTCAACCCGCTGTGGACGCCGCCAAGTCCGATGACCCAATTCACGGTTGGGGACCAAGAGGTGGTTATGTGTTCCAAAAAGCCTTTGTGGAGTTTTTCGTccgggaagaggaggtcaacAGACTGGAGGAGAAACTCAAGAAGGGGGATAGTCAAATTACCATGTACGCAGGGAACAAGCAG GGTGACTTCAAAACAAACGCGTTGAAAGACGCAGTCAATGCTGTCACATGGGGTGTCTTCCCAGGTCAAGAGATCTCTCAATCTACCATTATCGAAGAGACATCTTTCCACgcgtggaag GAGGAAGCATTTGATATCTGGACAGAATGGTCATTGCTCTACCCTCGTCAATCACCTGCGAGAAAACTCTTGGAAGGGATTGCGGGCGAATGGTGGTTGGTCAGTTTGATCCATCACGACTATAAAGATGCCGAGGGATTATGGAAGTTCCTCTTGGAATGA
- a CDS encoding uracil-DNA glycosylase — translation MPPQARSISSYFLKPTSPAAAIAKASTSTSTNTSPTTPKSSTPAKRPITLSDAAKRAIEEGLASSPLRDGSPEPASKKAKIDSSPSAPSKVADIFAKPTTTLTATPKSSTPRATSRDELRTKFADNPRWASLLGLELDTLGEDWLLALQDELTKSYFLSLKEFVTNEQKTKQIFPPAPDIYSWSRFCPLKDVRVVIIGQDPYHDDGQAHGLAFSVRKGVRIPPSLRNIYKEMHDEIPEFAIPKHGDLTEWAKHGVLLLNTSLTVRAHEAGSHANKGWDQFTAAVLKVVTARLAPGPSVAADKGEKVAGGNGVVFMAWGAHAAKMCAGVDKNKYLILKSAHPSPLSASRGFLGNGHFVKANEWLEKRYGPEGGIDWKSLGGE, via the exons ATGCCACCTCAAGCACGttccatctcttcgtacTTTCTCAAGCCGACTTCGCCCGCTGCTGCAATAGCAAAAGCTTCCACGTCCACTTCCACAAATACCAGTCCCACCACACCGAAAAGCAGTACTCCTGCTAAACGACCCATTACTCTGTCGGATGCTGCGAAGCGTGCAATCGAAGAAGGGTTAGCGTCTAGTCCATTGAGAGATGGCTCACCGGAGCCGGCGAGCAAGAAAGCAAAGATTGATAGTAGTCCTTCAGCGCCATCTA AGGTCGCAGACATATTCGCGAAACCAACTACTACACTCACTGCTACTCCCAAATCGTCAACACCACGAGCGACGAGCCGCGATGAACTTCGTACAAAGTTCGCGGATAACCCGAGATGGGCTTCGTTATTGGGTTTAGAGCTGGATACGCTAGGAGAAGATTGGTTATTGGCTTTGCAGGATGAATTGACAAAGTCGTACTTCCTCAGT CTGAAAGAGTTTGTGACGAACGAGCAAAAGACGAAACAGATCTTCCCTCCTG CTCCGGATATCTACTCTTGGTCAAGATTTTGCCCGCTGAAAGATGTTCGAGTGGTCATAATAG GTCAAGATCCGTACCAT GATGATGGACAAGCTCAT GGCCTCGCCTTCTCTGTTCGAAAAGGTGTCAGGATCCCACCTTCTCTTCGAAACATATACAAAGAGATGCACGACGAGATCCCCGAATTCGCCATACCTAAACATGG AGATCTGACAGAGTGGGCCAAGCACGGCGTGTTATTGCTCAATACTTCCTTGACGGTCCGCGCACACGAG GCCGGATCACACGCCAATAAAGGATGGGACCAATTCACAGCTGCTGTACTGAAAGTGGTGACGGCGCGACTAGCGCCAGGACCTTCAGTGGCTGCGGACAAGGGCGAGAAAGTAGCTGGGGGCAACGGGGTGGTGTTCATGGCGTGGGGAGCACATGCTGCTAAGATGTGTGCGGGAGTCGATAAG AACAAATACCTTATCCTGAAATCGGCCCATCCGAGTCCTCTCTCTGCGAGTCGAGGGTTCTTGGGTAACGGTCATTTTGTCAAAGCGAACGAATGGTTAGAAAAGAGATATGGTCCAGAGGGCGGTATCGACTGGAAGAGTCTTGGTGGGGAGTAG
- a CDS encoding pre-mRNA-splicing factor SLT11, producing the protein MPAKHDINKVGVESSDFPILCETCLGPNPYVRMSKQEFGSECKICNRPYTVFRWNPGAGSRFKKTEICTTCSKIKGVCQTCLLDLEFGLPVQVRDAALGRKNQAPTSDINKQFYIQNLEQQMADSPDGMSFDSEVANKAGREMLKNLARTDPYYKRNRPHICSFFVKGDCKRGGECPFRHEIPEENGMQKQNLVDRYYGKNDPVAKKILREQAESKGMKAPEDKTVTTLLFLGLPTCTEAEIRASLAGACPWVKPTDVRSLTIVEASHCAFVNFTQRSMAERCAEALSAQSGIEVSGKRAKVVWGRSRPQKGKAAATASASAEGSSSSAVATEASGSS; encoded by the exons ATGCCTGCCAAGCACGACATCAAC AAAGTTGGTGTGGAAAGTTCAGACTTTCCTATATT ATGCGAGACAT GTCTTGGTCCTAACCCCTATGTTCGAATG agcaagcaagagttCGGATCAGAATGCAAAATCTGTAACCGACCTTATACCGTATTCAGATGGAACCCAGGAGCCGGATCGAGGTTCAAGAAAACTGAGATCTGCACGACTTGTTCGAAGATCAAGGGTGTTTGTCAGACTTGTCTGTTGGATTT GGAGTTTGGTCTACCTGTGCAGGTCAGAGATGCTGCTTTGGGCAGAAAGAACCAAGCCCCTACGTCCGATATTAACAAAC AATTCTACATCCAAAATCTGGAACAACAA ATGGCAGATTCGCCCGATGGAATGTCGTTCGATTCGGAAGTTGCGAACAAGGCAGGACGAGAGATGCTCAAGAACCTAGCGAGGACAGACCCGTACTACAAGAGAAATAGACCGCATATCTGTAGTTTCTTCGTCAAGGGAGATTGTAAACGTGGTGGAGAGTGTCCTTTCAG ACACGAAATACCAGAGGAGAACGGTATGCAGAAGCAGAACCTTGTGGATCGATATTACGGAAAGAATGACCCGGTTGCGAAGAAGATTTTGAGAGAACAAGCGGAGAGTAAAGGGATGAAAGCGCCAGAGGACAAGACGGTG ACGACATTACTGTTCCTTGGCTTGCCAACGTGTACCGAAGCGGAGATAAGAGCGTCATTGGCTGGTGCTTGTCCTTGGGTCAAACCTACCGATGTCCGATCATTGACCATCGTTGAAGCGAGTC ACTGCGCTTTTGTCAATTTTACACAACGGTCCATGGCTGAGCGATGTGCCGAAGCTTTGTCAGCGCAAAGTGGTATCGAAGTCTCAGGCAAGAGAGCGAAGGTGGTTTGGGGAAGATCGAGACCTCAAAAAGGAAAGGCTGCAGCTACCGCTTCAGCTTCGGCGGAAGGATCTTCAAGCAGTGCTGTAGCCACCGAGGCGAGTGGTTCGTCATGA
- a CDS encoding diphthamide biosynthesis protein 1: MDAVEGIDKPTKAPPSASTGTKPRKRFVGTTSTSSSSRASTSRSTVRRVANQVPDDILQDPELNAAIAALPGNYNFEIHKTIYHIRRDGVKSVALQMPEGLMMYGCAIADIVETFTGALPMMLADVTYGACCIDDYTAKEMGAEMIVHYGHSCLIPVSQTTLKTLYVFVEIAIDTSHLSLSVRRNFPSSKPAFQRLVLGAGNAEPGGKVPITLEVEDQKARDESSLTSTSTQAEDGSAEAERPTKLALVSTIQFVAAIQSLRTDLEAALPPLEKQEVENEEEEGMLAKVKRGDIGVWRGKYEITIPQSRPLSPGEVLGCTAPKLNDVDALIYVGDGRFHLESIMIANPSVPAFRYDPYSKKFTRETYEHEEMRSLRGDAVKVARQNLLEKGAETWAVLLGTLGRQGSLSVLKSVTSSISSSDGENQKDQVPPLLLLLSELSPAKLALLPQDQISTFVQTSCPRLSIDWGYAFTRPLLSPYEASVASGRVRGWNGLKLENREEGQGDYPMDFYSDNSLGPWTPRHKVKV; encoded by the exons ATGGACGCAGTCGAAGGTATTGATAAACCGACCAAAGCTCCTCCCTCAGCTTCGACCGGTACGAAGCCCCGAAAGAGGTTTGTTGGAACCAcatctacttcctcttcgtcaagaGCTTCCACGTCGAGATCGACAGTAAGGAGAGTAGCGAATCAGGTTCCAGATGATATTTTACAAGACCCGGAGCTGAATGCGGCCATTGCGG CTTTACCTGGAAATTACAATTTCGAGATTCACAAGACTATATACCATATTCGAAGAGATGGCGTCAAGAGTGTCGCTCTTCAGATGCCAGAAGGTCTGATGATGTATGGTTGTGCTATTGCGGATATCGTTGAGAC CTTCACGGGTGCGCTGCCGATGATGTTGGCAGATGTGACGTATGGTGCATGCT GTATCGACGACTATACTGCTAAAGAGATGGGTGCGGAGATGATTGTCCATTATGGTCATTCCTGTCTGA TACCCGTATCGCAAACGACTCTCAAAACGCTCTACGTCTTCGTCGAGATTGCCATTGAcacctctcatctctccctctctgtccGACGAAATTTCCCCTCGTCCAAACCCGCTTTCCAACGACTCGTTCTTGGTGCCGGCAACGCTGAACCGGGTGGCAAAGTCCCCATTACTCTCGAAGTGGAAGATCAAAAAGCTCGTGACGAATCTTCCTTGACCAGCACTTCTACACAAGCCGAGGACGGATCAGCCGAAGCAGAACGACCCACCAAACTTGCTTTAGTTTCGACCATCCAGTTCGTTGCTGCGATCCAATCATTGAGGACGGATCTCGAAGCTGCTTTACCGCCGTTGGAGAAACAGGAAGTTgagaatgaggaagaagaagggatgttggCGAAAGTGAAAAGAGGTGATATAGGAGTATGGAGGGGGAAATACGAGATCACGATACCGCAGAGTAGACCGTTGAGTCCCGGTGAGGTGTTGGGATGTACGGCGCCAAAGTTGAACGATGTGGATGCtttgat CTACGTTGGAGACGGTCGATTCCACCTCGAATCAATCATGATTGCAAACCCTTCCGTCCCTGCATTCCGATACGACCCATACTCCAAGAAATTCACAAGAGAGACATACGAGCATGAGGAGATGCGTTCTCTCCGCGGCGACGCAGTCAAAGTTGCTCGTCAAAACTTGTTGGAAAAAGGAGCAGAGACATGGGCAGTCTTACTCGGTACTCTAGGTCGACAAGGAAGTTTATCAGTACTCAAAAGTGTtacttcctccatctcatcatctgatGGGGAGAATCAAAAAGACCAAGTCCCtcctttgttattgttgttatCGGAATTGAGTCCTGCAAAACTCGCTTTACTCCCGCAAGATCAAATCTCGACATTTGTTCAGACTTCTTGTCCTAGATTATCGATAGATTGGGGGTACGCATTCACTCGTCCGCTATTGAGTCCTTACGAGGCCAGTGTTGCCTcggggagagtgagaggttggaatgggttgaagttggagaacagggaagaaggacaggGCGATTATCCAATGGACTTTTATTCAGATAACTCGTTAGGTCCTTGGACACCTAGACACAAGGTCAAGGTGTAG